A section of the Ciona intestinalis chromosome 4, KH, whole genome shotgun sequence genome encodes:
- the LOC100177606 gene encoding protein virilizer homolog, giving the protein MKLLFCDTFSQEPPDGSVTNSWAIIDFPCAVVLEEIRIIPRGSRLSDQLCLDGQRGNTNPAHFRIDFFACDIKNENASTFENLCALDYQENSKTSVFPRLPFLTNKLLCCGWYTSVTIAVFGAEGSDASAVKAIHDRRENLSRVSSRPPPNVPPPTHGVEFQTVDDLRAPYQGRDSRDFMRNPPLLPLPGMLPQPNTVGELNQPGYPNFGQDTSDRLPISTHNFPNPPFRDRGGDNFMFRGESIGDKMYRNQVSLLQGGGNNPPVHQRGFPHVDQRNYRYQPGNSRYMDQDHGYDRIPQKFPPTNRGPHNEQREADTMVEDETKYDDEVNANQMQNDEEWMGAEYEEISDDEMDEEANLRDMEAMMTADMLLPPSMMTFNPFDMEVFPLSYFRSPDVTDYEALHSKLNQQNYDDEIEQTNTMHSKSCQNLKKMVESTLKICPVTFKENGVPVTELCEEKEQQWVNNLEKITLNVTSELPYLDASADGEIDYYLVLAVWAVHALDLDGPLAKLIALNVRAIKVGLGLVKMLCGTCAEAVDQLDKLDVVSHLLSILLEQHVASSVKVQALHALDAATNWPAMLHSFLFKPIYVHTNNDEVTSKHQAGYAWVIEIALQPQAARVAAGLTQLTKKAHLYECMHQVQVVTQSFVMEQIPDEYAYVSEDEEDYNNEEEVQGVEMVVMSSASADEEEEDEEEENREEVLPNQMLNEHTKVDLSLRIVHEKGERKVIGLSRNSESCDSQSPLADADENDQHGEIHEEVVKESNLMPVESVINMNDVTVKEEELMEIAGCLNEITSCFQSPQKMIGQLPILMFPLSRRQRPSTKQDDNKISEQTVYRLAEGTNLLSSIQALVSLPIVSGHKVLFDACGRFLELLMSSQSGLLYLASNSDSALHIIQHLMRSSPMLDVEAQDSPCRLGAKLAFHLQTIQSLDLVSGLLESDADEEDLEEELVHAFKTLYSITYIPLGKQCVSQVLSKEDNIKSLLTCLTFPHKLEDEKEVKEVEIEKENKKEEKPEKSEKSEVSSEKEPSVETEDEKKSDVFHHRSAVNNYAGALLLLTLQRSEDMTYIYKHLQLLLKPCFSKQQLISHSEDLQNWLTPLQKQLVGDASDIEKLTQFIKTTTPLLEWLTLPDSGPELCMALRLLCHVCFTDSNEDLKDDAESRVRVMRLFATDSLNIILSFIEQLHKTLQFACHGHRAMASGMQQLTHCMVASMAQKSYSLLHQMLSQLLGASIDTKTVNGERIALTVISLYSDLYLLLYPLDSILLDQMTEQAISILSLFFSPSSCSDQSHTVLKQITTFAENQCDNFLPTLTLLSHLLPLPLPIISPQEPPDHAQASVVATCRLWSSIIPSHLDEIMSLLLPLSSSTCRSLVELTIIIIQQLVDLSPTLAHSLVKKYAEEMAPLSVSAVLAEQEGNELPAEETGEKEMLLSPEQITVIQTFAEIISLPAAKSAFLCASRSEPQGVLDLWQHASCDDSPTDAVAAILLLAYVLVDQDTTLLPLDGSTENYANALPSTDQITAIANLALRQLSNASPRVYNRALLVLCNLTGSSVGIPIALKCIVDKPNHMRNGLKRVSDGFNVTQSSSVDAAFHMLQLIQQLLTADTDNPGLLTIGEFKALLTDDDSVDIAPFLALEKQLSELACNDRDYPDHFAQALDQLSVLRQSIAAADVSTSDPKIPEAVSLPEPLPLHEQFANRPIFAFGQHDPLLYVRQSLTAPQNNRLHSDIDDYRVVECDLIATADKFCPGYDLAEQVNKLAKSSGLQDDVEESEAAAAARAKRRQKVETFSARFGKTMTFIKRSHGLLVSHQRTGRGRGRGNPSNRPYDLFRHRKQNTSRPPSMHVDDFLAADEEQQKFDDNSFFKPPAPMPSTSTARRNSQPSSFKREFTPRGRGGRGGSSRNGSSSAPRGGFSRFASTGSVQNKFKPKSVSTSSSGNGRVNRIPDRFRGPNTTTRITSRLSFSPREGYKTNKTQPPPWESSRNFSATNSFRNRGLKVPHRIPRTSSFTQFHSPGVKQWGVGSSLRRGRGYAKPRGRGKHSRSITH; this is encoded by the exons ATGAAACTTCTATTTTGTGATACATTCTCACAAGAGCCCCCTGATGGAAGTGTTACAAACAGCTGGGCCATCATTGACTTCCCATGTGCTGTAGTGCTCGAAGAAATACGAATCATACCAAGAGGTTCTAGGCTAAGTGACCAACTCTGTCTTGATGG ACAACGCGGCAACACCAACCCCGCTCATTTTCGAATTGACTTCTTTGCCTGTGAtataaagaatgaaaatgCGAGCACCTTTGAAAACCTGTGTGCGCTTGATTACCAAGAAAACTCAAAAACAAGCGTTTTCCCACGCCTACCCTTTCTTACCAACAAGCTGCTCTGCTGTGGCTGGTACACCTCTGTAACCATCGCTGTTTTCGGAGCAGAAGGCTCAGATGCTTCTGCTGTGAAAGCAATCCATGACCGCCGTGAGAATTTAAGTCGTGTCTCATCACGCCCCCCACCCAACGTACCCCCACCAACTCACGGGGTTGAGTTCCAGACAGTAGACGACCTTCGTGCTCCATACCAAGGCAGAGATTCGAGAGATTTCATGAGAAATCCACCCCTTCTGCCTCTCCCTGGCATGCTGCCGCAGCCTAATACAGTCGGCGAACTAAACCAACCAGGATATCCAAACTTTGGTCAAGACACAAGCGATAGGTTACCTATTTCAACCCACAACTTCCCGAACCCCCCTTTTAGAGACCGGGGTGGAGATAACTTTATGTTCCGTGGTGAATCAATTGGTGATAAAATGTACAGAAACCAGGTCTCACTTCTGCAGGGTGGTGGCAACAATCCACCAGTTCACCAGCGAGGTTTTCCTCATGTTGACCAGCGCAACTATCGGTACCAGCCCGGTAACTCACGGTACATGGACCAGGATCATGGCTATGATCGAATACCCCAGAAGTTTCCACCCACAAACAGGGGGCCACACAATGAGCAAAGAGAAGCAGATACAATGGTGGaagatgaaacaaaatatgatGATGAAGTGAATGCAAATCAAATGCAG AATGATGAAGAGTGGATGGGAGCAGAATATGAAGAGATCAGCGATGATGAAATGGATGAGGAGGCAAATCTTCGTGATATGGAAGCGATGATGACGGCAGATATGCTCCTTCCTCCATCCATGATGACTTTTAATCCATTCGACATGGAAGTCTTCCCTCTCTCATACTTTAG GTCACCAGATGTGACAGATTATGAAGCTCTTCATAGTAaattaaaccaacaaaattaCGACGATGAAATAGAACAAACGAATACAATGCATTCAAAGTCATGTcaaaacctgaaaaaaatgGTTGAATCCACCTTAAAAATCTGCCCGGtaacttttaaagaaaatgGGGTGCCTGTAACTGAACTATGTGAAGAGAAAGAACAGCAATGGGTTAATAACCTGGAAAAAATTACTCTGAATGTTACATCTGAATTGCCTTACCTGGATGCATCAGCAGATGGAGAAATAGATTATTATTTAGTCCTTGCAGTTTGGGCAGTACATGCACTGGATTTAGACGGGCCGCTCGCAAAGTTGATTGCACTCAATGTGCGAGCCATAAAAGTTGGTTTAGGGTTGGTGAAAATGCTTTGTGGGACTTGTGCAGAGGCTGTGGATCAACTGGACAAACTAGATGTTGTCAGTCACCTCCTTTCTATTCTGCTGGAGCAACATGTCGCTTCTTCTGTTAAAGTACAAGCTCTTCATGCACTGGATGCTGCTACCAACTGGCCAGCTATGTTGCATAGCTTCctatttaaaccaatatatGTCCACACCAACAATGATGAGGTAACATCGAAACACCAAGCTGGATATGCATGGGTTATAGAGATTGCTTTACAACCTCAAGCTGCCAGGGTTGCTGCTGGTTTGACACAGTTGACAAAGAAAGCTCATCTTTATGAATGCATGCACCAAGTTCAAGTTGTGACTCAGTCGTTTGTGATGGAGCAAATCCCAGATGAGTACGCGTACGTGTCAGAGGATGAGGAGGATTACAATAATGAGGAGGAGGTGCAAGGAGTAGAGATGGTCGTCATGTCATCCGCATCCGCTgatgaagaggaagaagatgaAGAAGAGGAAAACAGAGAGGAAGTTTTGCCAAAC CAAATGCTCAACGAACACACTAAAGTTGATTTAAGTCTTCGTATTGTCCACGAGAAAGGCGAGCGTAAAGTTATCGGGTTATCTCGAAACTCGGAAAGTTGTGATTCTCAATCTCCTCTTGCCGATGCGGATGAGAACGATCAACACGGTGAAATTCATGAAGAAGTTGTCAAG gaaAGCAATCTGATGCCAGTTGAATCAGTCATCAACATGAATGATGTCACTGTGAAGGAAGAAGAGTTGATGGAGATTGCTGGATGTTTAAATGAGATCACTTCTTGCTTCCAATCTCCCCAGAAAATGATCGGCCAACTTCCGATTCTTATGTTTCCTCTTTCAAGAAGACAGAGACCATCAACAAAACAGGATGATAACAAGATATCAGAACAAACTGTATACAG ACTGGCTGAAGGAACAAATCTTCTTTCTTCCATCCAAGCATTGGTGAGTTTACCCATCGTGTCCGGACACAAAGTTTTATTCGATGCTTGCGGAAGATTCCTCGAGCTTCTCATGTCCTCCCAGTCCGGTCTTCTCTACCTTGCATCCAACTCTGATTCAGCTCTTCACATCATCCAGCACTTGATGCGATCCTCTCCGATGCTCGATGTCGAGGCTCAGGACTCTCCGTGTCGTCTCGGAGCAAAGTTAGCCTTTCACCTCCAAACAATTCAATCCCTGGATCTTGTCTCCGGACTCTTAGAGTCGGATGCAGATGAGGAGGATTTGGAGGAAGAGCTCGTTCATGCGTTCAAGACTCTTTACTCAATCACTTACATCCCACTTGGAAAGCAATGTGTGAGCCAGGTCCTCTCAAAAGAAGACAACATTAAGTCCCTCCTCACCTGCCTTACTTTTCCCCACAAACTTGAGGATGAAAAAGAAGTGAAAGAAGTTGAaattgaaaaagaaaacaaaaaggaagaaaaacctgaaaaatctgaaaaatcTGAAGTTTCTTCAGAAAAAGAGCCGTCTGTGGAAACAGaag ATGAAAAGAAATCCGACGTTTTCCATCATCGCTCTGCAGTGAACAACTATGCGGGTGCATTGCTGCTGCTGACACTACAAAGATCAGAAGACATGACTTACATCTACAAACATCTCCAATTACTTCTAAAGCCATGCTTCTCCAAGCAGCAACTAATTTCCCATTCAGAAGACCTACAGAACTGGCTGACACCACTTCAAAAGCAGCTTGTTGGTGATGCTAGTGATATAGAGAAGCTGACGCAGTTCATTAAGACGACAACTCCTTTGCTTGAATGGTTGACTCTTCCAGATAGTGGTCCAGAACTCTGTATGGCACTTCGGTTGTTGTGTCATGTATGTTTTacag ATAGTAATGAGGACTTAAAAGATGATGCAGAGTCGAGAGTTCGGGTGATGCGGCTCTTCGCTACCGACAGTCTCAACATCATCCTCTCATTCATTGAGCAACTCCACAAAACCTTACAATTTGCGTGCCACGGCCACCGAGCCATGGCTTCCGGCATGCAGCAGCTAACTCACTGCATGGTTGCCTCCATGGCACAGAAAAGCTACTCACTCCTACATCAAATGCTCTCACAACTTCTCGGGGCGAGCATCGACACCAAAACTGTAAACGGGGAACGAATCGCTCTCACTGTAATCTCGCTCTACTCTGACCTATACCTCCTACTCTACCCATTAGATTCCATTCTCTTGGACCAAATGACGGAGCAAGCCATCTCAATTCTTTCTCTTTTCTTCTCCCCCTCCTCCTGCAGCGACCAATCACATACAGTGCTCAAACAGATAACGACATTCGCGGAAAACCAGTGCGACAACTTTCTCCCAACTCTTACATTGCTATCCCATCTTCTACCCCTACCACTGCCTATAATATCCCCACAAGAGCCACCAGACCACGCCCAAGCTTCTGTGGTTGCCACTTGCCGTCTATGGAGCTCCATCATACCATCCCATCTTGATGAAATAATGTCCTTGCTTCTACCATTATCGTCCTCCACCTGCAGATCATTAGTCGAACTGACGATCATAATAATCCAACAACTAGTCGACCTATCCCCCACCCTAGCCCACTCTCTAGTTAAAAAATACGCGGAAGAAATGGCGCCTCTCTCCGTGAGCGCGGTGCTCGCGGAGCAAGAGGGAAACGAACTCCCAGCTGAGGAAACGGGCGAAAAAGAGATGTTACTCTCTCCCGAGCAGATCACGGTCATCCAAACCTTTGCTGAGATCATTTCTCTCCCAGCTGCTAAATCAGCTTTCCTCTGTGCAAGCCGAAGCGAACCGCAAGGTGTATTGGACCTCTGGCAGCACGCTTCATGCGATGACTCGCCGACCGATGCAGTTGCTGCTATATTACTTTTAGCCTACGTGCTTGTTGACCAGGACACAACTCTTCTACCGCTAGATGGTAGCACAGAGAACTACGCGAACGCTTTGCCTTCCACCGACCAGATTACTGCAATTGCAAATTTAGCTCTGCGTCAACTTTCCAACGCATCTCCCCGGGTATACAATCGTGCTCTCCTAGTTCTCTGCAATTTAACTGGGTCTAG TGTTGGAATCCCGATTGCTTTGAAATGCATTGTAGATAAACCAAATCACATGAGGAACGGACTCAAGCGAGTTAGTGATGGATTTAACGTTACACAGTCCTCAAGTGTAGACGCAGCATTCCATATGTTACAGTTAATACAACAGCTCTTAACAGCGGATACGGACAACCCTGGCTTGCTGACTATCGGCGAATTTAAAGCCTTGTTGACTGACGATGATTCGGTGGACATTGCACCGTTCTTAGCGCTCGAAAAACAACTTTCGGAGTTAGCATGCAACGACCGTGACTACCCTGATCATTTCGCACAAGCACTCGATCAGTTATCTGTATTAAGACAAAGCATCGCTGCTGCCGACGTCTCAACTTCGGATCCGAAAATTCCCGAAGCAGTTTCGCTTCCCGAACCTCTACCGCTACATGAGCAGTTTGCCAACCGCCCGATATTTGCTTTTGGCCAGCACGACCCACTTCTCTACGTTCGACAATCGCTTACTGCACCACAGAATAACCGACTTCATTCTGACATAGATGATTACCGTGTTGTAGAATGCGACTTGATTGCCACAGCTGATAAATTCTGCCCCGGCTACGATCTTGCCGAGCAAGTAAACAAACTCGCAAAATCCAGCGGCCTCCAGGACGACGTTGAAGAGTCAGAAGCGGCGGCAGCAGCGCGCGCAAAGCGTCGCCAAAAAGTCGAAACCTTTTCCGCTCGCTTCGGCAAGACAATGACCTTCATTAAACGATCCCACGGTCTCCTAGTTTCCCACCAACGCACAGGCAGAGGCAGAGGGCGTGGCAACCCAAGCAATCGACCATACGACCTTTTCCGTCACCGAAAACAGAACACAAGTCGCCCTCCATCCATGCACGTGGACGACTTTCTTGCCGCGGACGAAGAACAGCAAAAATTCGACGATAACTCGTTCTTCAAACCACCCGCCCCGATGCCTTCGACTTCTACAGCCCGCAGAAACAGCCAGCCGTCGTCCTTTAAACGGGAATTCACACCTCGTGGCCGAGGTGGCAGAGGCGGGTCCTCCAGAAACGGTTCGTCCAGCGCACCCAGAGGCGGCTTCTCTCGTTTTGCGAGCACAGGCTCCGTACAGAACAAGTTCAAACCAAAATCCGTAAGCACATCAAGCAGTGGTAACGGTCGTGTGAACCGAATCCCCGACCGCTTCCGGGGCCCTAACACCACGACCCGCATCACCAGTCGTCTCAGCTTTTCTCCAAGAGAAGGTTACAAGACGAACAAAACTCAACCACCACCGTGGGAATCGTCACGCAACTTTTCGGCGACCAATTCCTTCAGAAACAGGGGCTTAAAAGTTCCTCACAGAATCCCCCGCACTTCGTCATTCACCCAGTTCCATTCTCCTGGGGTGAAACAGTGGGGTGTGGGGTCTTCTTTGCGGCGGGGTAGAGGGTACGCGAAACCCCGCGGAAGAGGCAAGCATTCCCGATCCATCACTCATTAA